In Arachis hypogaea cultivar Tifrunner chromosome 2, arahy.Tifrunner.gnm2.J5K5, whole genome shotgun sequence, a genomic segment contains:
- the LOC112722697 gene encoding protein MAIN-LIKE 1-like has translation MSGSGINVEENLNRLDEFHISAHLHVKPARVLTPHGTLVDVFSVDEADPSMEIRRQMLEPYLRRAGFYYASLIKRFEYDNPMISALVERWRPETHKFHLPWGECTMGLPIDGEPVSGTLRSWSKFHQRDIWQWCEELLGEVPDGHVGTTKYNIKLKWLRSRLQQMPLDSPKEALVGYARCYIMYLLGGVLLPDKANNTVHVRYLPLLPNYEAISTYSWGSAVLCWLYRGMCLATDYNIEGMSGCHTLLMSWIYFRLPFWAPNVTSPYTFPLATTWAGKRGKNDYAEQRLQRHRLRLDNLKVDEFVWMPYRDARILSRVPGDFLGAPHGDFYTAVVPLILFRWIEIVNIDRAMRQFGDKQGPPNPPLNIDTFHRQSDRNDDGWWPIRLQTWFEVWANRRTVSYRLEIDRADTLHPSHDYYRWYCSRTKVSFTPGGLP, from the exons ATGAGTGGAAGTGGAATTAATGTGGAAGAAAATCTTAATAGGTTGGATGAATTTCATATTTCTGCTCATTTACATGTTAAg CCGGCACGTGTCTTGACTCCACATGGCACGCTGGTCGATGTTTTCTCTGTAGACGAAGCAGATCCGAGTATGGAGATTAGGAGGCAGATGCTAGAGCCGTATCTAAGAAGAGCCGGCTTCTATTATGCATCTCTGATAAAGCGTTTTGAGTACGACAACCCAATGATTAGCGCTCTTGTGGAGAGATGGCGTCCTGAGACCCATAAATTCCACCTCCCATGGGGTGAGTGTACTATGGGATTACCAATCGACGGTGAACCGGTCAGCGGCACTTTGAGGTCATGGAGTAAGTTCCACCAGAGAGATATTTGGCAATGGTGTGAGGAACTCCTTGGAGAAGTTCCTGACGGACATGTTGGGACCACGAAGTATAACATAAAACTGAAGTGGCTCAGGAGTAGACTGCAACAGATGCCTCTTGACTCTCCCAAGGAGGCCCTCGTAGGGTATGCACGTTgttatattatgtatttattgggTGGCGTTCTACTTCCTGACAAAGCGAACAACACGGTTCACGTTCGTTATCTTCCTCTCCTGCCAAACTATGAAGCCATTAGTACATATAGTTGGGGTAGTGCCGTGCTCTGTTGGTTGTATAGAGGCATGTGCCTAGCGACTGATTATAACATCGAGGGAATGTCTGGTTGTCATACACTGTTGATGTCTTGGATATACTTCAGGCTTCCTTTCTGGGCACCGAACGTGACGAGCCCATACACGTTTCCGTTAGCTACAAC GTGGGCAGGCAAGAGAGGAAAGAATGACTACGCCGAGCAACGCTTACAAAGGCACCGGCTTAGGTTGGACAATTTGAAGGTGGATGAG TTTGTGTGGATGCCGTACAGGGATGCACGTATTTTGTCGAGGGTGCCTGGGGATTTTCTTGGTGCTCCGCATGGGGATTTCTATACAGCTGTCGTGCCACTTATTCTGTTCCGCTGGATCGAGATTGTTAACATCGATAGAGCCATGCGGCAATTTGGCGACAAACAAGGTCCACCGAACCCTCCATTAAACATAGACACCTTCCATCGCCAGTCGGATCGCAACGACGATGGATGGTGGCCCATCCGCCTGCAGACATGGTTTGAAGTATGGGCAAACAGACGGACTGTATCATATCGGCTAGAGATTGATAGGGCAGATACCTTGCATCCCAGTCATGATTATTACAGGTGGTATTGCTCGAGAACAAAGGTTTCTTTCACCCCCGGAGGCCTTCCATAA
- the LOC112722690 gene encoding uncharacterized protein: MRLPPRRVLTPSGPKRKEREDPFERPKPITTTTSSKLLKPDRPTPRPVLEPITTTTPTAATTSPSTSSPSSVKGFESTTPSNQLLAGCLAHEYLTKGTLLGQPWAQVWPESPIVAEKEDCSEKGGAATTTATTASKVCRETEEQRERYAKVASLFKCDGVHLSGVVNPAQLARYLHL, from the coding sequence ATGCGCCTCCCCCCTCGTCGCGTGCTGACACCTAGTGGACCTAAACGAAAAGAGAGAGAAGACCCGTTTGAGAGGCCCAAGCCCATAACCACAACAACCTCATCGAAATTACTTAAGCCAGACAGGCCCACACCTCGGCCCGTTTTAGAGCCCATCACCACAACAACACCAACAGCAGCAACTACATCCCCATCAACATCAAGCCCAAGCAGCGTCAAGGGTTTTGAATCGACAACTCCGTCTAATCAACTATTAGCTGGGTGCCTGGCCCACGAGTATCTCACCAAAGGGACCCTCCTGGGCCAACCGTGGGCCCAAGTCTGGCCTGAAAGCCCAATTGTAGCGGAGAAAGAGGACTGCAGCGAGAAAGGAGGAGCGGCTACGACGACGGCGACAACAGCCTCCAAAGTGTGCCGTGAGACGGAGGAGCAGAGGGAAAGGTACGCGAAGGTAGCGAGCCTGTTCAAGTGCGACGGGGTCCACCTTTCTGGAGTGGTGAACCCTGCCCAGCTGGCTCGCTACTTACACTTGTGA
- the LOC140176693 gene encoding G-type lectin S-receptor-like serine/threonine-protein kinase At1g11410 encodes MDHIKKEQEKDPELLLYDLSVIAFCIDNFLDKNKLGEGGFGSVFKGTLENGQRIVVKRLSIGSGQGIKEFKNEIALINEEKLLIYEYMPNKSLDVVIFGAKSRI; translated from the exons ATGGATCAtatcaagaaagaacaagagaaggatCCAGAGCTTCTATTGTATGACCTATCAGTTATAGCTTTTTGCATTGATAactttttagacaaaaataagcTTGGAGAAGGTGGTTTTGGATCTGTGTTTAAG GGTACATTGGAAAATGGACAAAGAATAGTAGTTAAGAGGCTCTCAATCGGTTCTGGACAAGGGATCAAagaatttaagaatgaaattgcattaattaatgAAGAGAAATTACTTATATATGAATATATGCCTAATAAAAGCCTGGATGTTGTTATATTTGGTGCAAAATCTAGAATTTAG